A segment of the Calonectris borealis chromosome 10, bCalBor7.hap1.2, whole genome shotgun sequence genome:
ttttCACGAAGGACCTGAAGTTCCTCCCTCTGCAtctcttcctcttctgcctgTTTTTTAGAAAGCTCGATAGCTTTCAGAGTTTGTTGTTGATCATATTCATCCTGAAGCTGCCTCAGGTTCTCTTGCAACATATGGACCTCATCTATCCTATTAGCTGCCTTTGCTTGCTTAATAAAAGATGTGATATTGTCAATCTGCTGAAGAAGTGGGTCTGCTATCTCACTCTCTCTCGATATGCTAGATGTAGGTAACCAGCCTTCAGATTTCCTGACTGTTCCTTTTTTCAGGTGAGTTGCATCACCATTAACTGCGGCTGCAGATCTGGAGATGaagtctttctgcttttcctcttgttttccaTGTGTTTCAAGAGCCACCTAAAACAAAAAATGTAGTAGAGAACACCATGAGATTGAAAAATTCTGTTCTAAATATCCATAGGTACAAGAAGTTAGCTGATCTTAGACATTGCTGGCTGTCACTGAATGATagcagctgcatttctggttactttgcagaaaatgcttattttcataGTATTACCTAAATGCTTCCCTTCAGTTTGTTTGTGATGATATTGATCACAATCCCATGACATCTGCCTCTACAAAGTTGAGGGCAAGTAGCAGCGGTGACAGTGCTTTATATAGAGCAAAAAAATGCTTAATGCAACTGTGCAAAGAGTGGTCTAGATTGATTTGGACAATAACCATATCACATCTGACTACAGCAGACATCTCTAATAGAACATCAGTGTTAAAGGTCACTGATATCAATAGCTTTTGGAGTGCAACAATTCTTATTTCTCAACTTCTACCTCAAGATGGTTTAATTTACAGTTAATGATGTCCTCCCTCctaactgaaaaaaacctctttctctgaAGAGGCATCCTTATTCTAATATGTCCTTTTTCACCACCAAAAGAAGTCACCACATTCTACTTGTGCAAGTGAACTCCAGAACACAATTTGAAAATCCATGTAAACTAGCATACTTAGTTTCAGGCTTGCTCTGCATGcactgcagcagaaacagcacGCGCAACCAAGTCACTGCTGCCTTCTAGAAGTGTTCAGCTGCTCAGTACACACCTACTTATGTTCTGGATAAAATACAGTGATGATGTTATATGAATCCCTGGAAAAGGGTATGGAATGATCTGCATCAAAAAACGAAAAACTGAAATCCAATGTTAAAGGCAACTATTCATATACACACAGCTACTAGGCTTAAGCCCTTGAAGGAGGCCCTGATACAAGATGTAACAGATCTTAACCAGTCTTACCATATGCAGTCTTCTCTTCTTCAATTCTTCATACTGATCTTTGGTTGGCAGGGACATTAGGCCAAGCAGTTTTTcctgcaaaaaatgaaatatttacagtGTTGCTTGCAGGCATTTAGCCAATTTTCAAATACTTGAAAAGAGAGATACCACCAACAGAATGCcccacaaacaaataaaaggtaCTCCTACACTGCAGTCTCTGCCGCAAGTCTGAGCACATCTTTGCTGCCGTAACTGTACTGCTAGCTAGGTTCACACCTCAGCAAGAGACAAAGCCAAGATTCACACATTCTCTTACGTCCCTAAACTCAACGCTGCTCTGACTACACTATCTGTATTCAAGCTAGCTCATTTAAGGCTGCCATAAGTCATTAGGGGAACTACAGAAAATGCATAAAACTAAACCTCCTGTCAAAATAGTTTTAACCATGGGGATGCCTGGCAAGGAGAACACTATATAAAATTTACATTCAGCTCATAACATATGCTCCATTTACCTGAACAAAAAGTGTAGCTGAATATCTTATCATTCTCTGAAGTTGCAGTGTTTTAGGATGAGGTTGGGGATCTTCATGCAAGCCTAGACTCAAAATCTTCTTACTGAATCAAAGCAAACATACAGCCTCATCAGTTCAAAAACAAGGGCCAGcaaaaatgcaatagaaaaaaagagagcatTGGATGAAAattttctgatgttcttttaGGTAAACCATTCTCGATATTACAAGTTATAACACTTTCCATTCCCacgtttttttggtgtggtttttgtttttgtttttttaaaaaaaaagaagaacaaacaacTGTGCCACTATTTGTTTCCTCTGTGCTTAGTTATTTCCACTGCAGAGGAATGCATGATTTTAAGGctggaaaaggaagcagaaattgaTAGCGCATAGGAACAGCATCTACCTTTTCACATGCTCTTTACAACTAAGCAGACAAATTGATTATTCATATGAATAAGCATATGTATGCTACTAGAAACACAGACACCAACAGCTGAGAAAAAACTACAGAGAAGTCGTAACAGAGGGAGatactgggggcagggggagagagggatCTTCTTTTACCTTAAGGCATCTATAAATTCGTATACTTTTTGAATCTCCACCCTCAAGTCATTAGCATGTTCAAGATTGTAGGTTGTCTCCCCAGCACtaagaaataaataaactttattgTAAGTCATGCATCCAGCTAACAATACATACAACACTAGAAGTTATCCCAACATGTCTAAGATGCAACAATGGTAAGAATAGCTAACACTAAAGGGGTTGAACGATTTTATTTCAAACTCATTGTATTTAAAAACCCTTTCTTTGCGACGGAAGTGGAAAGTGACAATAATCTTGTGAACACGAACATTTCACAGAAGATCATTTTATTTATGATTGTATTATTATTTACTGTTATAGGAGAAATTgtattttaacacaaaaatgCCACTCTACCAATAATATCTAAAATATACACGTACTTAGCAAATGCAtctattttgtggttttttttccaggcgATTGGGTGCAGAaaaaacactgactgactgagtAATTAACTATACCATTAAAGTAAAATAGTTATCTCTACTAATGTTTGTCAGAAAGCAAAAGCCTACAACCCTACATGGGTATAATATTTAAGATGCTAGTAACCAACTGTCCACACGGGGACACAAACAATTATATGCACTTTCCTAGAATCTCtcatttattgaaaaaacaaatcagaatttaATGGGGAATACTCCTCACCAGTTTTTAGCTTCCCTCTCCTTTTATATCACAAATATAAAAGATAAGGATCACTCTCTCAAAAGCAACTTAACTATCCGTATGATTCCAGTTTCTGGGACTCACTACTAGTCAGAAATCCTTAATTTCATCAGTAAGAAGTCTGTTGTTTTCTGACATGTGCTTCCATTATCTAGGAcattcatatttttacttttctccagTTGTCAAGCCACATAACACCAGCTCTCATGAAGTCATGACAAAAAGCAGTAACAGCTTAGCATGTTTTCCACCTTCTatacttctttcttccttttggcGTGTTCTTACAAAACAGTTTTGTTATGATGAATGACAGCCTAATTTTTCTACAACCATCAGATCTAAAGGACAGGTACAGAAATACCTGTTAACTTTAACTTCCCAAACGGACATGCTTCATAGTCTAAGACCAATGTGTGTATTTCTCTACTGTACAAGCCAGAAGTATAACCTCACCACCTCTCGCAGATATAGCTGGAGAGATTTAAGTACACCAGTGAGAGAAAACTACCGCAAGAAATTATGCACAAAAGTGTGATATGTGAATGCTGCTTATCCATTGCAGCACAGGGCAGGCCAGCTAGATTTAGAACAATGGTCAGGTGAAGGTAGCTTGCTTTACCCAAGAATAGGTAAGCAGCATTCAAACGATCCTTTGCTGCTGGTGCTACTGGGAAGCCATACCGTCCAGCTGAGGGCAGTAATACCCTACTTCAACTGTTTCGAAGAGCCTCATTTACACAAGAATTGTAGCCTTGTACTTCCTTTTTGCAAAGATGACATGTCCAAGTATGACAGTGGCGCCTCACTGGAAAgcggctttaaaaaaaaaaatcagacttcttCTCTGTATGCAATGTTACCATTAATAATTAATTCAGTACTACTTTGTTTGAAGAGCATCCAAAAGACAACAGATAatctaatgcttttttttataatttacataCTCTTGCACCTTAGCACACCACTTCCTTACTCCTTCCCACACTTTTTGGgaggaaaaatacatatattaataaaaaaaaaaaatcagcaaatggGGCTTACTTCAGTGATTCTGCCATCCTTATGTATTCTGGCGCCTTCTGGTCAACCTTCTCCATGCAGAGTCGGAGtttcttgtttaaaacaaaatgtataaaaaaagaaCTTATATTAAAACACCAATGCAAGAACATACTGACATAAACCTTTCATGCTGCCTGTGCACATTCAAAGTTAACTGTGATGAAAGCCATTTAACTATTCAGGATAACAAGACCCTCCAGTTATCTTCAGAACACAGATGGCATGGACAGGAACAGAGAAAGACTCCCTGTACCGCTGCAAAGCGAATTTTGAATTCGGAAACTGTTTTAATGGATGACTTGGACAACTTCTAGCCTTAAATCTCTTCACAAAGAGCACCAACAGAAATTCCCATTAATACTAACCTGAGGGGTTTGCGGACTCTACTGAAAAAATGCCTAATGATTGTCAGTACCTGCTTTCAAAGCATATTTGAACACAATGTTCCAGCCATACGCTGTTGATTGATACAGATGGTTCAAAAAAGCATGTGCCATCAGTGTGAGGACAAACAGCGCTGACGACATCAAGTCCTATAGTTCCAGTGCAGCCCGTCAACAAAGTGCACAGCATATAATTGGTTTAAACAAGAACTGTTCTGAGGAATCCCAGCTGACATAGTTCACAATTTTAAGAGAGAggcatctgtcgtggtttaaccccagccagcaaaaataaactccacgcagccgtgctcccccctcccggtgcaagcatcacccagcaactgccaaagcatcaatgggccatcaatgctcctttcacaccgaacccaaaacacagcacacccccccaaagctactgggaagaaagttaaccctgtcccagctggaaccaggacagcatctCAGAACTATTAGTTCCAGATGATGAGAATGAAGACGTATCTTAAAAGAATGTTTGAAGCTGTCATTGGATATAAATCCTATATGGCAACTGGCTCCATCATTTCAGATACATCTTTGTTACATGGCATAAACACCCAATAGAGTCTATTGTAACACAAGTGAGTATTAAGTCATAAAGTAAGAGCTTGGACATGAGATAACAAGCCAAAAATGAAGTAGTGACAACTGCAGATAAATACAGCGAGGATGAAAGCAGCAAAGAGTCTGATTTACCTCATAGAGTTTCACAATGTCTGGAGTGTATTCTTTCTCATCAATCTGTTGTTCTCTTTTCAACAGGGTATCTTTGCAGTGCCGACAACAACGGATTCGGTCATCATCCTTCTCATCCAGAACTGAGCTCACACTGCTTATGCTGCTAATGCTGCCACGGCGGGAGCCATGGACGCTATTAGGTGAGGAGTTTGGGCTAGTATGAGAACCCAAGGCCTCTTTGCTGGCACTAGTGAGTTTGCCTAAAAATTATACACAGGTAATTTTACAGTGACTGGAGAAGCAAACAGATTTTATCAACACAAATGAATTGCACTTTAACAGAAACTTTACATTCAGGTAATATTAGGAAACCAAGTTGAAACAGTCTGTTGAAAGACATGCAAGGAACCCACGACTACCAAGACTGCAAGTCAGAATTCGGGTCTTTTCTGTAAATCCTGCTCCATTCTAAAAGCAGCTAGAGAGCAGACTGCTGAGAACCACCTACTTTGCTTACGCCTAGAAGCATTCTCATGCTGGAGCTTGCATAGTTATAGAATAGTGTCTGGAAGAACAGATATGTTAATGCTGTCCATGTTTTGTGCTTGAATGCTCCAAAAAGCACAGTTAATGTCatttatttccacagaaaatacgGTTTCCTCTCCAATGCACTAGATGTGGAAATTGAAGTTTGAAGGGTTTCTTAAAGGCTTGTGGATGAATTTCCGTAATGTCAGCATTTGGACAACCATGGGCAAGACTAGAAAATTCACAATAGTTTTAAATGTCAAGAACCTTGGCAGTTATAATTCCTAAAGTTAATACCTTCATAGTTATGGTACTCAGTAGAATAAGACACTAAATGTTAATTATATTTGCTAGTATATTTACTAGTAGTATATACTACTACTTCTTCTAGTAACTTTTTCAGTGTTACGCAACACTTCCAAAtctgaagaagaaacagagacaaagaATGGAGAAATTATTGTTCTTATTCTGTTTCACAGATAAGTGTCTGCGTGAAACTGATTGGCACATGAAGGACCAAGTTTTCCACACAGGCAGAATATTACCAGCCACTTTCTTCCTAATGGCAAAAAGCCAGGATGCAGTCAGTACCTGGCTGTGAGCTAAGGAAAGGAGGAATTAACACCACACACTGTACTTACTTGCCAAAGGAAGACTGACAAGTTCCATGCACTTCTTGCACATAATAGACCCACAAAGGCGGCAGTGATGACGTCGGTTTCGAATACTGAACTTATTGCCACAGTCTGGGCAGAACGGAACATCCTGATCGCTGACCCAAGGCACAACAGATTTCTCTATAGCTGTGATCGGGCAAGAGGGGGTGGAACACACACAAGATAGGATATTCATTCTATTAATTCCTCAGCTGCTTGAACTATAAGAGCAAATAGTCTGAGGTAAGCTCATACCAACCTCTTATTTTAGCTGACTCAGTGTTTGCTCTGTCAAACGATGTAAGCTAGTAGAAGATAAACAATACAttcaagaaaattgtatttttgcaaggaaaaaacccaacacaacccAGCCCAATGAGAAAAAGAGATAGGAGTCTCAGTCTGTTTTACACCAGATTCCCGcaaatttcctatttatttctaaTGCCGTATTCATACAAGTAGTGCTAAACAATGACTGCCAAACCCATACAAATCAGAGCATTGTCGACATAATCCTTACAGCATCCAACATTACTGCATCTGAGCCAAAATGTAAGTATATCATTGGTAGATTTTGAAGAATGAGAAGCTGGAAGAATCATGACAAAAACATTAGGGAGAAATTTAGCAAAgtaaaagatggagaaaatataCAGGGAAACAGATGGTTTTCGAAGCATGTGAAAGTAGCATCTTCAGCTTGAAAATAGTGCATAGAAACAGAAATCATATCCACAGTACAGGGTCAGACCAAGCACAGTACTcaaggataaaaaaggaaaacagtaatgTCTGAAGAGAGTCATAGTTTAGAATCCTTTATGAAGTACACTGCTAGATAAACGGGCACACTTCAtactaaaatataatttttttaatgtaggaaaCATTCAGAAGGCTAGaatattaaaaagcagcaaatttaCCTTTTCTAACCTGATTATTAACTTATTGACTTCAACTACATAGTGATCAATCCTGGCTGCTCGGTGTTTCTTGAAATCAGAAAGATGGCTTCTCATAGCACCTGGAGAGATAGCAGAAAGTTTTCATAGTCACCCAGGTGTTCTGTATGTGTTCTGTATGTATTTACATGCATTTAAATGCCTCTTGACAGACAGCTGTCTCTTCATGATTTATTTCTCATGTTCAAATCGTATCTTAAAGACACATTAGAATCCTAAAGTTTCACAGTGCTGCTCTAAAGACATGCAGATTAAAGCCTAATCTCCAGGCTAGCAATAAACAGTGTTTTATTTCTACTACAGAAAACAACAGGCACTATGTTAAAGAGAAGATCTGccacaaattttttttccccccctattcATCCCTCAGTTATATTTGGCAAGCTATTATCAACTAGTAGTATTCTCAAAACCAACTCCCCTTAGTTTCCTGGCTACATGTTGAACAAAGGGAAGAGCCAGGTCCAATGATTATTGGGAGTCTATGCAACAGCAATTTCTCTTTCAGACTTCTGATCATCCTTCCACCTTTAGGAGTCTGAATCAAATCCTTGATGACAATTCAGATTTACAGAAAACTGATCACCAGG
Coding sequences within it:
- the RBSN gene encoding rabenosyn-5 isoform X1; this translates as MASGCPPPFGDPGEMREGFLCPLCLKDLQSFYQLRSHYEEEHSSEERDVKGQLKNLVQKAKRAKKKLLKREGDDRTDSGSQERYESFSYGGVDPYMWEPQEVGAMRSHLSDFKKHRAARIDHYVVEVNKLIIRLEKLTSFDRANTESAKIRAIEKSVVPWVSDQDVPFCPDCGNKFSIRNRRHHCRLCGSIMCKKCMELVSLPLASKLTSASKEALGSHTSPNSSPNSVHGSRRGSISSISSVSSVLDEKDDDRIRCCRHCKDTLLKREQQIDEKEYTPDIVKLYEKLRLCMEKVDQKAPEYIRMAESLNAGETTYNLEHANDLRVEIQKVYEFIDALSKKILSLGLHEDPQPHPKTLQLQRMIRYSATLFVQEKLLGLMSLPTKDQYEELKKRRLHMVALETHGKQEEKQKDFISRSAAAVNGDATHLKKGTVRKSEGWLPTSSISRESEIADPLLQQIDNITSFIKQAKAANRIDEVHMLQENLRQLQDEYDQQQTLKAIELSKKQAEEEEMQREELQVLREKEWEREHHKFMSQHSRTCSLDFREVKQHQHEVAKENQNLTAHALDLDITQIKGAPSFETPAVEQLPAKEHLIFTLKPQNVPQSDKDQDQTACLNPFEDEADTPQLEEDPANPFAKDASPVVSLSNTALQSDKKEYNPFENEEEDEQTNGAPRSISNPFEEDENLFQKPGGSWNSGNPFEEGSSTNPFEVEDGNEISGEEAIEEELLLQQIDNIKAYIFDAKHSGRMDEVEVLTENLKELKRTLAKQKEKSNC
- the RBSN gene encoding rabenosyn-5 isoform X2; its protein translation is MASGCPPPFGDPGEMREGFLCPLCLKDLQSFYQLRSHYEEEHSSEERDVKGQLKNLVQKAKRAKKKLLKREGDDRTDSGSQERYESFSYGGVDPYMWEPQEVGAMRSHLSDFKKHRAARIDHYVVEVNKLIIRLEKLTSFDRANTESAKIRAIEKSVVPWVSDQDVPFCPDCGNKFSIRNRRHHCRLCGSIMCKKCMELVSLPLASKLTSASKEALGSHTSPNSSPNSVHGSRRGSISSISSVSSVLDEKDDDRIRCCRHCKDTLLKREQQIDEKEYTPDIVKLYEKLRLCMEKVDQKAPEYIRMAESLNKKILSLGLHEDPQPHPKTLQLQRMIRYSATLFVQEKLLGLMSLPTKDQYEELKKRRLHMVALETHGKQEEKQKDFISRSAAAVNGDATHLKKGTVRKSEGWLPTSSISRESEIADPLLQQIDNITSFIKQAKAANRIDEVHMLQENLRQLQDEYDQQQTLKAIELSKKQAEEEEMQREELQVLREKEWEREHHKFMSQHSRTCSLDFREVKQHQHEVAKENQNLTAHALDLDITQIKGAPSFETPAVEQLPAKEHLIFTLKPQNVPQSDKDQDQTACLNPFEDEADTPQLEEDPANPFAKDASPVVSLSNTALQSDKKEYNPFENEEEDEQTNGAPRSISNPFEEDENLFQKPGGSWNSGNPFEEGSSTNPFEVEDGNEISGEEAIEEELLLQQIDNIKAYIFDAKHSGRMDEVEVLTENLKELKRTLAKQKEKSNC